AGGTGGAGGGGAAGGCGGGGGGGGCCGGGCCGCGGTCTCGTCTCAGGCGGCCTGCGGGTGGCCGGCGGGCCCCGACAGGTCGATGGCGCGGTCGAGTTCGGCCGGGCGCAGGACGCGCAGGATGCCTTCGAGGAGGTAGTAGTCGGCGTAGGGGAGGGAGATCTCGACCCCGTCCTCGGCCGGTCGGTTGCGGGTGCAGCGCGCCACGACCGCCTGGGCGCGGCTCGACGCCCGCGTCAGACAGGTCTCGGCGAGCGCGGTCAGCAGCCGCAGGGCGACCTCCCGGTAGGCGCCGCGCCCTGAGGCGGCGGCCAGGTCGAGCAGGCCGCACGCGAGGATCGCGCCGGCCGAGGCGTCCTTGACGTCGTGGGGCTGCTGCGGGGCGCGGAAGTCCCAGACCGGGACGTGGTCGGGGCCGAGGGCGCCCACCGCGTAGTCGGCGAGCCGCCGCGCGGTGGCGAGGAACGCGGGGTCCCCGGTGCGCCGGTACAGGGTGGTGAACCCGTAGACGCCCCAGGCCTGTCCGCGCGACCAGGACGAGGCGGGGCTGTACCCCTGGACCGTGCCGGGGCCGAGGGGCGCGCCGGTGTCCGGGTCGAAGTCGTACACGTGCGGGATCGAGCCGTCCGGGCGGGGGAAGACCCGCTGGGCCGTCCTGCCGTGCGCGACGGCGATGTCCAGGTACCTGGGGTCGCCGGTCCTGGCGCTCGCGAAGGCCAGCAGGTC
The sequence above is a segment of the Streptomyces griseoviridis genome. Coding sequences within it:
- a CDS encoding glycoside hydrolase family 88 protein, whose product is MSMSRREILVSTTAGAAALSVSPAAAAGPAATGAAPPERTLRVLRDAADYAVAKIRATAPAVTGFPVGTRFEKWVYSQNGDWVGGFWPGTLWMAWLHSGDDTFRAQALASAARLAPRQSDTTTHDLGFLFTPSWVTAWRLTGDDTWRTGALRAADSLITRYNPRGRFLRAWGALDTPDNAGRVIIDTMMNLDLLAFASARTGDPRYLDIAVAHGRTAQRVFPRPDGSIPHVYDFDPDTGAPLGPGTVQGYSPASSWSRGQAWGVYGFTTLYRRTGDPAFLATARRLADYAVGALGPDHVPVWDFRAPQQPHDVKDASAGAILACGLLDLAAASGRGAYREVALRLLTALAETCLTRASSRAQAVVARCTRNRPAEDGVEISLPYADYYLLEGILRVLRPAELDRAIDLSGPAGHPQAA